Proteins from a genomic interval of Crassostrea angulata isolate pt1a10 chromosome 7, ASM2561291v2, whole genome shotgun sequence:
- the LOC128156277 gene encoding transmembrane protein 184C-like, whose product MDFLHQWRHWIRPFIISLYFVLLIIALPLCVVELHQNGAARHVEAWFTGGIFVMMAIPISLWGILQHLVNYTQPNLQRHIIRILWMVPIYAINAWFALRFPSASIYLDTLRECYEAYVIYNFMAYLLNYLWIEHPNLEVTLRNKEQVKHICPFCCFPPWQMKYSFIDRCKHGALQYTIVRPVTTCIALICQLNDAYHEGDFDFKSAWSYLTIINNISQIWAMYCLVLFYKAMKEELAPIKPIPKFLCVKFVVFFSFWQSVLIAILVKLNWIPQGGKWDFYDSIQEVATGLQDFLICIEMFLAAIAHYFSFSHKPYIRSDNEDVNCFASFLMMWDVSDMRDDVIEHVKVIGKTVKKTISKPQIRNENERTPLLAGGDSRTDSRVDLMGSQSSADWDAASLENSERPFPPVTETTASMNNYVVLEDEESDQEVERTHTQTGNKHSQVMDPGSNNQEVMKTDTQTGSQNEAQNTGQATNSGGSVQTNTIEQVTVADVHVQDTEHSAVHHTETSYM is encoded by the exons ATGGATTTCCTTCACCAATGGCGACATTGGATACGACCCTTCATAATAAGTTTGTATTTTGTGTTGTTAATAATCGCCCTGCCATTATGTGTGGTAGAACTCCATCAGAACGGTGCCGCTCGTCACGTGGAAGCATGGTTTACAGGAGGGATTTTTGTGATGATGGCCATTCCAATATCTCTTTGGGGAATTCTTCAACATTTAGTCAACTATACCCAACCAAATCTTCAGCGCCATATCATAAG GATTCTTTGGATGGTTCCAATATATGCCATTAATGCA TGGTTTGCCTTGAGATTTCCAAGTGCCTCCATTTATTTAGATACTTTGAGAGAATGTTACGAGGCCTATGTGATATACAACTTCATGGCCTATCTCCTAAATTACTTATGGATTGAACACCCCAATCTTGAAGTAACGCTGAGGAATAAAGAACAAGTTAAACATATCTGTCCATTTTGCTGCTTCCCACCATGGCAAATGAAATA ttCCTTCATCGACCGATGTAAACACGGAGCCTTGCAGTACACTATTGTAAGACCAGTGACAacttgtatagcttt AATTTGTCAACTTAACGATGCATACCATGAAGGGGACTTTGATTTCAAATCAGCTTGGTCTTACCTGACCATTATCAACAACATCTCACAAATT TGGGCAATGTACTGTCTGGTGCTGTTTTACAAAGCAATGAAGGAAGAGTTAGCTCCCATCAAACCTATACCAAAGTTcctttgtgtcaaatttgttGTCTTCTTTTCATTTTG GCAGTCTGTGCTGATAGCTATCTTGGTCAAGCTGAACTGGATTCCCCAGGGTGGGAAATGGGACTTCTATGACAGCATCCAGGAAGTGGCAACAGGACTACAG GATTTCCTGATCTGTATAGAGATGTTCCTGGCCGCCATTGCTCACTATTTCTCTTTCTCTCACAAACCTTACATCAGGAGTGACAATGAAGATGTCAACTGCTTTGCCTCCTTCCTGATGATGTGGGATGTGTCTGACATGAGAGATGATGTCATCGAACATGTCAAGGTCATTG GTAAAACAGTGAAAAAGACCATCAGCAAACCACAGATAAGAAATGAAAACGAGCGGACACCCTTGTTGGCAGGAGGGGATTCCCGGACCGATTCCCGGGTGGATTTGATGGGGTCACAGAGCAGTGCAGACTGGGACGCAGCATCCCTGGAGAACAGTGAGCGACCCTTTCCCCCGGTCACTGAGACCACCGCCAGCATGAACAACTACGTGGTTCTGGAGGATGAGGAGAGCGACCAGGAAGTGGAGAGGACACACACACAGACAGGGAACAAACATAGCCAAGTTATGGATCCAGGAAGTAATAACCAGGAAGTAATGaagacagacacacagacagGGTCACAAAATGAGGCTCAGAACACTGGCCAAGCAACCAATTCAGGGGGAAGTGTTCAGACAAATACAATAGAACAGGTTACGGTGGCAGATGTTCATGTTCAAGACACAGAACACAGTGCAGTACATCACACCGAGActtcatacatgtag
- the LOC128156274 gene encoding spartin-like: MAECQMEREPRGARARPPRPPPLTQSRDSVTDAKTFQKLHDSAYKYINKGLASDEVSNIQEAIANYQKGLENISKGLEINVESLNCSEDEKNDLKMMQQKMTKTKLQIEYRIQSLTQTTNGVSDSMEVEAPPSYEESISSPGSISEEAFLSLGDSIMGEQSNDDSLSANAEEIFGIPDGVQIFYITKEGFVSAPSYPSSLKMVRFTDPPPAEDQNRPPAFLKVDNWIYPLVPGMSPALHATNGSYIFPDVTANAEGSSVGLLLPPDATPSQRHQFEQTLASLTALLDQTMPTAPPMEQEPSAPPMEAEMEDIREPAKVGVTVSEVEVKERTEDGTSTKIAKGITVASQWISWGLEKGSEKAGHFIRVGSSKIREHLHPEQPKPIDPKVQRGAEYARKGAHVAVSVSSYLVTKLGQATVAVAKEMAPHIRKHGQKLLPDSIKSKTPAPGSNSKVDKVVDGAVEVAASGLKGFGTVYMSLESAAKALAKNLANETVTVVNHKYGSEAAKLSENALYAVGNVAMTAYNVDNLGVKAIAKRAAKDTGKELVKDIHKEWKGASKPPSMSYSSLNDQQHKK, from the exons ATGGCAGAATGCCAAATGGAGCGGGAACCAAGGGGAGCAAGAGCGAGACCCCCAAGGCCTCCACCCCTTACCCAGAGCAGAGACAGTGTGACGGATGCAAAGACATTTCAGAAGCTTCATGATTCtgcatataaatatatcaataaaggACTCGCCTCAGACGAGGTCTCAAACATCCAAGAAGCCATAGCTAACTACCAGAAAGGTCTGGAGAATATCAGCAAAGGGCTAGAAATAAacgtggaaagtttgaattgttcTGAAGATGAGAAAAATGACTTAAAAATGATGCAGCAGAAAATGACCAAAACAAAACTTCAAATTGAATACCGCATTCAGTCTCTGACACAGACAACAAACGGAGTCTCTGATTCAATGGAAGTTGAGGCCCCACCATCTTATGAAGAATCCATCTCATCCCCTGGGTCTATTTCAGAGGAGGCATTCCTTTCTTTAGGTGACTCAATTATGGGTGAACAATCAAATGACGATTCTCTCTCTGCAAATGCAGAGGAAATATTTGGTATACCTGATGGGGTACAGATTTTCTACATTACCAAGGAAGGGTTTGTCAGTGCACCCTCCTATCCATCGTCCCTCAAAATGGTCCGCTTCACTGACCCCCCACCAGCAGAAGATCAGAACCGACCTCCAGCCTTTCTCAAAGTTGATAACTGGATATACCCTCTTGTCCCTGGGATGTCCCCTGCTTTACATGCAACAAATGGGTCATACATTTTCCCAGATGTAACAGCTAATGCAGAAG GATCTTCTGTTGGGTTGCTGTTACCTCCAGATGCTACCCCGAGTCAGAGACATCAGTTTGAGCAAACTCTGGCCTCCCTGACAGCTCTGCTGGATCAGACTATGCCTACTGCTCCACCCATGGAGCAGGAACCTTCAGCCCCTCCCATGGAAGCAGAAATGGAAGACATCCGAGAACCTGCAAAGG TGGGTGTCACTGTGTCTGAAGTAGAGGTGAAGGAGAGGACTGAAGACGGCACATCCACCAAAATAGCCAAGGGTATTACAGTAG CTTCACAGTGGATCTCTTGGGGTCTAGAGAAAGGATCAGAAAAGGCCGGACATTTTATCAGGGTAGGGTCTAGCAAAATAAGAGAGCACCTGCATCCAGAACAGCCAAAACCTATCGACCCTAAGGTACAGAGGGGGGCTGAGTATGCCAGAAAGGGAGCCCATGTTGCTGTATCTGTCAGCTCGTACCTGG TGACAAAATTGGGCCAAGCCACAGTGGCAGTAGCAAAAGAAATGGCCCCTCACATCCGTAAACATGGCCAGAAACTCCTGCCTGACTCCATCAAAAGCAAGACCCCGGCCCCTGGCAGTAATTCCAAGGTGGACAAAGTTGTAGACGGGGCGGTGGAGGTCGCCGCCTCAGGTCTTAAAG GTTTTGGTACAGTGTACATGTCACTGGAGTCAGCAGCTAAAGCCCTGGCCAAGAATCTGGCGAATGAAACAGTCACAGTGGTCAACCACAA GTATGGAAGTGAAGCCGCTAAATTGTCAGAGAACGCGCTGTATGCAGTGGGAAATGTTGCCATGACAGCATACAATGTGGATAATCTTGGGGTGAAGGCCATCGCGAAGCGGGCCGCAAAAGACACTGGCAAGGAACTTGTGAAAGATATACACAAGGAGTGGAAAGGTGCCAGCAAACCTCCCAGTATGAGTTACTCCTCTTTGAATGACCAGCAACACAAGAAGTGA